The DNA region CACCCACCTTGACTTATATCCTACAGTAACTTTCCCTTTTTCAGAGAAACTTCTCTGAGAGCCCAGagcatccatccttccttccttccttcctttcttccttccttccttccttcctttcttccttccttccttccctccctccctccctccctccctcccggccagGAGGACAGACACCGTGCCTCTCGTAATCCCCAAAGTTGGGAATAATCTCTTACACTGAAAGCGTGTTGTTGAACGAAAATACTTCCAGTTCAAGGAGAGCTGGGTTCCTCAGGGTTCTGTCTgccaccctacacacacacacacacacacacacacacacacacacacacacacaagagatgGCCATCACCCAAATCCACGCAGCTCTACAGCACGAGCCAAATCCTCCTCTCTCCTCAGTGCTGAGTGTTGTCATTAAGTCCTGGTACAAACACATAGCAACGTCTTCCGCTTGGGCTTTCGACCACGCTCAGAAAACCCTTCCCCAAACCCACAAAGTGTATGAGAAGCAACATTAATGTCCTAAAAACAGAGGAACGTACTCTGTCGTTTCTTGCCttcatgaaacaaaacaaaacccgaCATCGAaacccaaggctcagagaggggaggagagtgtATACACACCAGCAGGGCTATTCAGTCTGGTTGCTGCAGTGATAGCTCTTGACACCAGCAGGGCTGTTAAGGCATCCCCTGTCATTCTCAGGCCTTGCACGCCCCGAAGTGACACCCACTGCCACGCGCCAACGCTGGCTCCTCCTGTCTCGGGAGGGCTCCTACAGCTCGCAGAATGTTGTCACGGAACGGACAGGGACGAGCGTGCAGAGCCACGGGGCCGGGACCCGGCTCGGAGCAGCGCTGGTAATGGTGAGACCAGGCACCACTGCCCTACCGGAGACCGAGGACCAGAGCACCTGCCCGGCTGCGGGGCGCGCAGGCTCCACGCAGACACAGAGCCGCCTGCACATGCTCTCCAGGCGTGTACGGGATGCAGAATATGGACAGCGCAGGGCAAACTCCGGGGACTGAGGAATATCGGCAGTGTCTACACTGCAGACCACTAACACGGGCCGCCTCTGGGAGACGGGCCGGGCACTTCTGCTGCTGGCCCTCAGGACAGGCAAACAGCACCGCGAAAAGCAGCATCTGCTGTTTTCACAAACAGAAAAGTCAATGAGGATGATCTTCATTCGGTAAAAAGCAAAACCCGGGGTGAGCCACGGCAGCGGGGCCGACCCCAGGACCCCAGGGGCTCTGACGGTCAGCACCGGCGTGCACGTGGCCTGGGAACTGCCGCAACCCAGACCCAGGGCCGTCGGCCATCCAATCCCCACCCGCCAGGGCAGGATGCAAGAACACCCCGGGCTACGGCACAGGGCGCCCTCTTGCTACGGTCGGCCAGGTCTGAAGGCAGATGTAGGTAAAAGCCAAGGGATCCAGGCACAAGCGTGTGAGGGGCTCCCCGCCTCGCAGCACTTCCGTTTGACCTGTACTTTCCATCTCTGACCTCTGCTAAAAACGACCCGCCCACTCATTGCCTTAACAAGAGGAGAATCCAGGGGTGTGTGTGAAAATTAGATCCTCCACTGCCAGGTGTCCCGGTATTCTGAAAGAATGGCACTCAGAGggtgtgtggaggggagggggagactgGCTGTCACCTGAGTGGCTCTGAGACTAGAAGGCAGCAAGGAGCAACATACCTGGGTAGATCTCCAAGGAGCAGGGACACACCTGGATCCCCAAGGAGCAGGGACACACCTGGATCCCCAAGAAACAGGACACACCTGGATCCCCAAGGAGCAGGGACACACCTGGATCCCCAAGGAGCAGGACACACCTGGATCCCCAAGGAACAGGACATACCTGGATCCCCAAGGAGCAGGGACACACCTGGATCCCCAAGGAGCAGGGACACACCTGGATCCCCAAGGAGCAGGACGCACCTGGATCCCCAAGGAACAGGACATACCTGGATCCCCAAGGAGCAGGGACACACCTGGATCTCCAAGGAGAAGGACACACTTGGATCCCCAAGGCGCAGGGACTCACCTGGATCCCCAAGGAGCAGGACATACCTGGATCCCCAAGGGGCAGGGACACACCTGGATCCCCAAGGAGCTGGGACACACCTGGATCCCCAAGGAGTAGGGACACACCTGGGTAGATCCCCAAGGCGCAAGGACACACCTGGATCCACCTGGCTCCCCTTCACGTCCCCTAAACACTTAACACCCCCCTCCCCAATGCCCACAGAATAGAGCACAAGCATTATCCAGCCCAGGTGGCTGCgtgcctccctcccatccccccatgTATCATCATCTTGATTCAACCCAGCCTCcggcctctcccagcctctggttCTACCCCATCCCGTTCCTCTGCACCCTTGGCCCTTGCCCATACTGTACTTTCAACCCGACAGCCCCTCCCTGTTGGATGGGATTCTGCACATCCCTCCCTGAGTTGGGGGGATGTTTGCCTTTCCCTGGTCCACCCATGCCAAGGGGATCTTTTCTTCGGGGCCCATTACGAGTCTGTCTTGCACTCCTGTGGTCGTTCACTCGGCATCTCCCTCAGGGGAaggcccagcacccagcacccgcactgagcacacagtaggcacccaAGAAATGCTGAATGAGTTTGGGGCACAGACACCTGCCTGGCTGGCGGCGATGGCTCTTCCGAGCTGTCAGAAGCTGCAGCCATACACCCGCCACCCGTTCTCGCTGTGCCCATTCCAACCCACAAGTCCCCCCAGCAGATCCCCAGGGGTTCATTCAACGACCTCTAATGCCTGGGGACTCTGGGAGCCCTGTCCACCCTGGTCACTCTCTTTGGGGTCAGCCCAGCATCATGCCTCCCCCCATTTTCATTATAGTCGGGGGGGGCATCATCGGTGTTGGATGGCCATCCTCTGTCACAGACATGCATGGCTTCTACTGGAGAGCTGGGCGGACCGGGGACAGAGGGGCATTTTCCACGGTGGTCACACCATGCGCGTGAGCAACGCAGCAGAGGCACAGCAGGAGGTCATACGGGTACATAAGATGCCTCTGGACCAGCTCTGAGATTGAAAACATGcactaaaacaacagaaagaggGGACGGAACCAGAGAACAGGAACATGTCTGACCTCACGAGACTGCGTCCAGATCAGATTCTTAGCCTGcatccgttcattcattcactcattcattcactcatcaacCATCTGGTTGTTTCCTATGGGCCAGCATCCCTTCCCTCGTGGAGTTCATACCCAGTTAGGGTAATGACAAGAACCATGAATACAAGTAAACAAGACCATTTCGGGTTTGAGAAAGCACCATGAAGACAATGCTACAGTAACACAGACGGTCCGTGACCCAGAGACACAAGGTTGCTTTATCCAGGGTTGCAGGAAAGGTCTGACAAGAGGACATTTGAGCTGGAATCTGAAGGACGATAAAAAGCCACGACGTGAAACCGGgggaagagaattccaggcagaggaaacggcacgtgcaaaggcctggggcagggcagcTGCGTGTGTCCAAGATACAGAGAAAAGGCCAGAGTGGCCGGTGTgcaggggcaggcaggggcccCCGGGCTGTGATAGGCGGGGCTGGGTCTGACAGGGCCtgtggggcagaggaaggggctgGACCTTGTGCTGAGAGCAGTGGAGGGATGGACAACTCAGTTCttgattctttcttccttcccatctccCCGCAAATTTACCATCCAAAACCTTCACCCCTTCTAATTCGTTCAATCACTGCTTCCAAACCAAGGAGCCATACTAAACAGAAAACTACCTTCAGAACGAGAGCGGTGGGGAAGAGGTGGTCTGGCTGCGACAGGCCGGAGCGGGGGCGGGTTAGATCAGTGGCTGAGGCCCCAGGAAGCCCGAGTGCTCAGTGGTTTGTTACGTCCCTGGAAGAAAAACACCTGGTTTCCAGTGACTCCTGAGACATGCTGGGATAAATCAGCCTGTGGTTTCTAGAAGTCTGGCCAACCATTCAAATCTGCCAGCCCACAAGATGAAGAGATAGGagagggggtggtggggtggggggtgggggggggaatgcTGCAAAACCGGTTTCACTTCTGTACCGCAAATCTAACCTGTCTCAGGGCCACGTTCCTGCCAAGGTCAAGGTTCATTTCCTCCTCTCTGGGAGTCCTGGTGGCTGTGggcctggcgggggtgggggtggggggagggggggcagggaGATGGTCTTGGACGCACACAGACCCCCGTCCTCACACACAGTAACCCAAGGAAGCCACCTGAAAAACCTGCTCTCAGGGAAAGTTCTCCAAGTTGAataaaacaagatggaaagaaatgAGCAGGAAATGGAAGTGAGAGCCGCCTCTGTGCCGCCCAGGTTGATGCATCCTGCACCTCTGCCGGTTGCAGGTGAGCATCTTCTAGCTGTGACGAAGGAACGGTCGATACCCTTTATGTTCCATGAATGCACATCATTCCACCGTCCACGGAGGATCCCGGCTGGACGCTCACCCCGGCCCGCTGTGCGAGGTCCATCGCGAGGGCACCGGGCAGCTCGGGCTGCAAGCAAGCTCCGGGAATCGATCTCACAGGTGGGCCGGCGAGGCGAGCCCCTGAGGGGAGGGTCCTGGGGCCCAGCTGTGCGGGAGCCCCATCCAGCGCAGGGGTAGCCTCCTCTGCTGCCCATCCCTACCCCcgcctcacccctccccattGCCATGACAGCcggcttcctccccacctcccccagctgGAGCTGCCATCGCGACCCGTCAGCGACGGATGCCCCCAACGACCCCCTGGATGCCACCTCCAGTTCCCGTCTCCCTCCTCCGGGCAACGTCAGGTTCTCGCCTTGCTCCACGTATCTGGCACTTTCTAGTATCTTGGGGCCACCGACAAGGGGTCTTTCTTCATGCCCCGATCCCTTGCCGGACTGCAATGCATACTCCCTGCAGCAGGGGCCATGCCACCGTGGACCGTATTCCCTtctgtccccccagccccacgGGGCAGCCCAGGACGTGCATGCAGTGATGACCCTCGGCTGTACACCTCTGCCCACGCGTGCATCCTCACTCACGCAGACACGCCTGGCCCATCCGTTCCAACAGGCATTCACTCAGGATGGCAAGTgctgggggggaaggaggggagttGAAGCGGCAGAAGTTCAGGGGCGCTGCGAGTCACACCTCACAGAGATAAGGAGGCGGCGAAAAGGACTGTGTGGGGTCGGAGGAACATGAGAGAAGAGCCTGTGACTGAGGCCCGGGGGTTTCCCGTGGGAACAAAAACTAGGGGCGTGTCCACATCACGAGGACCAGGGAGAGACCCGAGTCGGCTTCTATCACAGAAAGAAGTCGACAGAGAATGTCCGGCACAGATCTGACTAGGGATGCCCAGAGGACATTAGGCTTCTCCCAGGTATAACTCCTCCAAGGCCACCACAGCCGAACTGTGGTGAACAGTTAAGAGTGGACTACCTGAGGGCGTCATGACCGGCGCAGAGCCCAAGCCTGTTGGAGGCCGTGATCGGGTCCAGAAAGCTTCCCATTTGGCTTGCGGGCCGGCTGTGCCCAGCAGTGGGACTCCCCCCTCTTTACTTCTTAGGGTCCAAGTTCCCAGTTGTGCTGGCAAAACAGCGGCCGTCCTCACCCCAACTCCAACACacgcaagaaggaggaagaggaaatgacACAGAGAGAGGGGAGAAACTTCAAGTAAGGCCTGGAGAGAAAATCTCACAACAAGATAAAGTCAGACTTTGGGGCGAGTCACAGGTCCCGCTGGGAATCTGATGAAAGGAGGGATCTTGTCCCAAGAGATCTAAACGGGGGCAGGTGGCGCACAGGGTCCCCCCTTGCGTCCCCGACCGGGCAGGCAGAGATGCATGCCGGACCTCCAGAGGAGCTCACAAATCCAGCAGGAGGAGACCTGGACGACCCTCGCCGCAGTGGCTCCGAGCTGTTTGGGGGCCCCTACCGGTCCCACGTCAATGCCTATCCCCAGGCGTGTGTGAGTTTCAGGGAGCAGAACGGGGGCCCAGACCCCGGCCCACTGACTCCCGACACCACACCCGTTCGCACACGCGCAAGGGCAAGGCTGAGGCTGGACCGAGCCCCATCCCCTAGGAACCCAAGCCCCACCGGGCACTTACCAtcatgagctccttctggaaggATTTCCGGTCTTTGTTCTCCGTGCTGTTGCAGTCCTCCTTCAGCTTCTCCAGGACGGACGCCACCCGCTCGGGCTCGCTGTCCAGCTCGGCCCGGCAGAAGCAGGTGAGCGGCAGGTTCCCGTAGCCCAGGGCGTCGGCGAAGGAGCGCCAGCTGTGGATGTTCTCCATGAGCAGCGTGCGGACGGAGGCGTAGATGTAGGTGAGGAACTTGCACGGGCGCAGGATCTGTTCCAGCAGCAGCGACGTGCTCAGCTCGGGCccggagaggaggctgggccgcGCCTTGCCCACCACCAGCACGTTCTTGGCGTGCACGAGGCCGACCCTGCCCTGGTGGTAGCCGATGTACCACTCCTTGGTCCACAGCTGCCCCTTCAGCCGGATCTTCTCCTCGCTGAGCAGGGCGATGGCGTCCCCCTTCTTGTACTCCAGCAGGTAGTGGTTCTTGCTCTGCCGCACCACCGTCTTGAGTAACTTGCCGAACTTGAGGCTGGACACAGGGCGGTCCTGAAAAGTCGGGtacttggtggtggcagcaaacGGGGACAGGATGATCTTCCCGACCTCGTTCTTCTTGAGGAACCGTCTCTGCCCGGATGGCTTGACGGCGCTTTTCGGGGGTGGCTGTGGGGTCTGGACGCAAAACTGGGTCAGGATGGCCTCCTGGTCGTCTTTCACCTGGACCCGCAAGGTGAAGTCGGAGAGCTCGCTGGCGTTGTGGCAGCTGATGGAGAAGATGAGGCGGCTTACCTTGCCCAGCTTCACCTGGAAGCCTCTCACGGCCTTGGCCTGCTCGCTGGCTTTGACCTCGTAGTTGGTCATGTTGGAAAACATGCAGACTCGGAGATCCTGGGGCCTGGACAAGACGAACTGGTGCTTGCCCCAGAGCTGCAGTGCCACTGGGGCCGGGCTCGGGGCCTGGCGGGTGACCTCGCTGACCAGTAGGGTCTTGGGGGCACAATCATGCCCGAAAATGGTCACCACCGTCTTGAAGGATGGGTGGATGTGTTTGGGGCCATAGAGACCCACGGTGACTTTCTTATTGATGAAGTCCCAGACCGTGGAAGGGTAGAGGATGTTCGGGCCGTGGGCAACGATGGCCAGGTACATACAGGGCTCCAGGTCGTCCAGCTGGGCCTGGACCGTGTCCCCATAGCTGTAGGTGTGTGGGATGGGGACATAGGGCCCCTCCTTTGAGTCGCTCCTCAGGCACTGGAGGCCCACTGTGCTTTTGCTGAAAATGTCACTTTTCACCTCAGCTGAAACCTTCATCTCCAGGAGGATGTGGGTTTTCACCTCCAGGGTGCTCAGCTTCACCTCCAGCACCGGGCTGACGCAGCTGCACCTGTCGCTGTTGAGCTCCAGCGGGGGGTCCAGCAGAGCCTTCATGGAGATCTGCTGCGTCTCCCCTGGGGCCACGTGGCCTTCGGGCACGTGGATGCTGATGCTGGTGTCGGGAAGCTGCACGGCGCCCCCCGAGCTCTCCAGCTTGCACACGATGTTCGTCTCCACCGCTTGGGTCTGGCCCCAGCCGGGACTTTGGCCCAGCAAGTCCAGGTCGTGGCAAGACCGGGCCAGCTTCCGGTGGCTCAGCCAGGCAGCCCGGAAGTCCTCCCGGCTCTGGAACTGCTCGGGGGCCGGCGATTTCAAGCCCGTGAAAAACCCCGAGGATGCGGGAGTGTCGGACTTGGCTTGGAGGACGGAGAGTTCCGAGAGGCTGTAGGAACGCTTGCTCCGGAAGAAAGGGTTGTCCCGCCTGACCGTCGGCTCCGCGTGCAGGCGGCTGGTGGCCGGCAGCTCGTCGAAGATGTTGGTCGT from Lagenorhynchus albirostris chromosome 6, mLagAlb1.1, whole genome shotgun sequence includes:
- the SH3BP4 gene encoding SH3 domain-binding protein 4 isoform X2, yielding MAAQRIRAANSSGLPRCKSEGTLIDLSEGFSETSFNDVKVPSPSALLVDNPTPFGNAKEVIAIKDYCPTNFTTLKFSKGDHLYVLDTSGGEWWYAHNTTEMGYIPSSYVQPLNYRNSTLSDSGMIDNLPDSPDEVAKELDLLGGWTDDRRESSKTYSNNPFWNGVQTNPFLNGNVPVLPSVDLPTPRSAVDLLLFDTGTASFTESSSATTNIFDELPATSRLHAEPTVRRDNPFFRSKRSYSLSELSVLQAKSDTPASSGFFTGLKSPAPEQFQSREDFRAAWLSHRKLARSCHDLDLLGQSPGWGQTQAVETNIVCKLESSGGAVQLPDTSISIHVPEGHVAPGETQQISMKALLDPPLELNSDRCSCVSPVLEVKLSTLEVKTHILLEMKVSAEVKSDIFSKSTVGLQCLRSDSKEGPYVPIPHTYSYGDTVQAQLDDLEPCMYLAIVAHGPNILYPSTVWDFINKKVTVGLYGPKHIHPSFKTVVTIFGHDCAPKTLLVSEVTRQAPSPAPVALQLWGKHQFVLSRPQDLRVCMFSNMTNYEVKASEQAKAVRGFQVKLGKVSRLIFSISCHNASELSDFTLRVQVKDDQEAILTQFCVQTPQPPPKSAVKPSGQRRFLKKNEVGKIILSPFAATTKYPTFQDRPVSSLKFGKLLKTVVRQSKNHYLLEYKKGDAIALLSEEKIRLKGQLWTKEWYIGYHQGRVGLVHAKNVLVVGKARPSLLSGPELSTSLLLEQILRPCKFLTYIYASVRTLLMENIHSWRSFADALGYGNLPLTCFCRAELDSEPERVASVLEKLKEDCNSTENKDRKSFQKELMMALLKMDCQGLVVRLIQDFVLLTTAVEVAQRWRELAEKLAKVSKQQMDAYESPHRDRNGVVDSEVSGLLPQRRGEDT
- the SH3BP4 gene encoding SH3 domain-binding protein 4 isoform X1, whose protein sequence is MAAQRIRAANSSGLPRCKSEGTLIDLSEGFSETSFNDVKVPSPSALLVDNPTPFGNAKEVIAIKDYCPTNFTTLKFSKGDHLYVLDTSGGEWWYAHNTTEMGYIPSSYVQPLNYRNSTLSDSGMIDNLPDSPDEVAKELDLLGGWTDDRRESSKTYSNNPFWNGVQTNPFLNGNVPVLPSVDLPTPRSAVDLLLFDTGTASFTESSSATTNIFDELPATSRLHAEPTVRRDNPFFRSKRSYSLSELSVLQAKSDTPASSGFFTGLKSPAPEQFQSREDFRAAWLSHRKLARSCHDLDLLGQSPGWGQTQAVETNIVCKLESSGGAVQLPDTSISIHVPEGHVAPGETQQISMKALLDPPLELNSDRCSCVSPVLEVKLSTLEVKTHILLEMKVSAEVKSDIFSKSTVGLQCLRSDSKEGPYVPIPHTYSYGDTVQAQLDDLEPCMYLAIVAHGPNILYPSTVWDFINKKVTVGLYGPKHIHPSFKTVVTIFGHDCAPKTLLVSEVTRQAPSPAPVALQLWGKHQFVLSRPQDLRVCMFSNMTNYEVKASEQAKAVRGFQVKLGKVSRLIFSISCHNASELSDFTLRVQVKDDQEAILTQFCVQTPQPPPKSAVKPSGQRRFLKKNEVGKIILSPFAATTKYPTFQDRPVSSLKFGKLLKTVVRQSKNHYLLEYKKGDAIALLSEEKIRLKGQLWTKEWYIGYHQGRVGLVHAKNVLVVGKARPSLLSGPELSTSLLLEQILRPCKFLTYIYASVRTLLMENIHSWRSFADALGYGNLPLTCFCRAELDSEPERVASVLEKLKEDCNSTENKDRKSFQKELMMALLKMDCQGLVVRLIQDFVLLTTAVEVAQRWRELAEKLAKVSKQQMDAYESPHRDRNGVVDSEAMWKPAYDFLLTWSHQVGDSYRDVIQELHTGLDKMKNPITKRWKHLTGTLIMVNSLDILRAAAFSPVDHDDLVI